In Acetonema longum DSM 6540, a single window of DNA contains:
- the thrC gene encoding threonine synthase yields MYISTRGWAEASPAAVAIKMGMAPDGGLFVPVAVPAVDAAFLHSLTSLDYEQRAVKILALFLTDYSVPELQDCVHAAYGGTFDPAGVAPVRQVARGTFVLELWHGPTCAFKDMALQLLPQLLLQALEKTNEAADIAILVATSGDTGKAALEGFKDVDRTRIVVFYPEEGVSQIQRLQMVTQEGGNVAVAAVRGNFDDAQTGVKRIFNDQELSQRLAAIGVRLSSANSINWGRLVPQIVYYFSAYADLVRSGAIRTGQKVNFVVPTGNFGNILAGYYAKRMGLPVNRLICASNHNNVLTDFIRTGEYNRNRPFHKTISPSMDILISSNLERLLYHSTQGDVKRVSAWMNGLNQQGSYRVDEECLQTIRNTFWADWTDDPSAQSVIQQVWRDHNYVLDPHTAVAWQAAAGYQAATGDDTVNIIVSTASPFKFGDSVLAALAGNESLAGKDEFQLLQELSRLTGWAIPPALAGLARKPVKHQRVCEKADMPECVRHILSK; encoded by the coding sequence TGCTGTAGATGCCGCTTTTCTCCATAGTTTAACCAGCCTTGACTATGAACAGCGGGCGGTAAAGATTCTTGCCTTATTCCTGACGGATTACTCGGTACCGGAATTGCAGGACTGTGTTCATGCCGCCTATGGCGGTACGTTTGATCCGGCCGGTGTAGCTCCTGTCCGGCAGGTGGCCCGGGGAACCTTTGTGCTGGAATTGTGGCATGGCCCGACCTGCGCCTTTAAGGATATGGCCTTGCAGCTCTTGCCGCAACTGCTGCTGCAAGCACTGGAAAAAACCAACGAGGCCGCCGATATTGCCATCCTGGTGGCTACATCCGGTGACACGGGCAAAGCGGCGCTGGAAGGGTTTAAAGATGTAGACAGGACCCGTATCGTCGTGTTTTACCCGGAAGAAGGAGTAAGTCAAATTCAGCGCCTGCAGATGGTGACCCAGGAAGGCGGCAATGTGGCGGTAGCGGCGGTGAGGGGGAATTTTGACGATGCTCAGACCGGTGTTAAGCGGATCTTTAATGATCAAGAGCTGAGTCAGCGGCTGGCAGCTATCGGCGTCAGGCTTTCTTCCGCCAATTCCATCAACTGGGGCCGGTTAGTGCCGCAAATCGTTTATTATTTCAGCGCTTACGCCGACTTGGTTCGTTCCGGCGCTATCCGGACGGGGCAAAAGGTCAATTTTGTCGTCCCTACAGGAAACTTCGGCAACATTCTGGCCGGCTATTACGCCAAGCGGATGGGTTTGCCGGTGAATAGACTGATTTGTGCCTCCAATCATAACAATGTGCTCACAGATTTCATCCGGACCGGCGAATACAATCGGAACCGCCCCTTCCATAAGACGATATCGCCTTCTATGGATATCCTGATTTCGAGCAATCTGGAACGGCTGCTTTATCACTCTACCCAGGGTGATGTCAAGCGGGTGTCAGCCTGGATGAACGGCCTCAATCAGCAGGGCAGCTATAGGGTGGATGAGGAGTGTCTGCAAACGATCCGGAATACATTCTGGGCTGACTGGACCGATGATCCTTCCGCCCAGTCGGTGATTCAGCAAGTCTGGCGCGACCACAACTATGTGCTTGATCCCCATACCGCGGTCGCCTGGCAGGCGGCGGCAGGATATCAAGCCGCCACCGGCGACGATACGGTCAATATCATTGTATCCACCGCCAGTCCTTTTAAATTTGGCGACAGCGTTCTGGCGGCTTTGGCCGGCAATGAATCCCTGGCCGGAAAAGACGAGTTTCAATTGCTGCAGGAACTTTCCCGTCTGACCGGCTGGGCTATTCCGCCGGCATTAGCCGGATTGGCCCGTAAACCGGTGAAGCACCAGCGGGTTTGCGAGAAAGCGGATATGCCGGAGTGCGTCCGGCATATATTGAGCAAATAA
- a CDS encoding Ku protein, with protein sequence MGDLPRPVWNGAISFGLINIPVKLYNAVKRKTIHFQQLRASDGCKIRLKRVCETDGAEVANTEITKGYEVSPDRYVMIRPEEMEAVYPKTTRRIDIEDFVQLTQIDPMYYERPYYLTPDKGAGKAYSLLLKAMEKSGKVAIAKMVLRNKQYLAVIRPSHSARSGPKLLTLSTMLFADEVVKPEELEGLPEEDIRLNEREMAMAEQLIQSLSAEFEPQKYEDEYRQRILDLIESKAEGQTFAVQPVPEKQQGKVIDLMAALEASLAAIETKSEGKPKRKKRAK encoded by the coding sequence GTGGGTGATTTGCCTCGACCCGTTTGGAATGGCGCCATCAGTTTCGGATTAATTAATATACCGGTAAAGCTCTACAATGCCGTGAAGCGAAAAACCATCCATTTTCAGCAGCTGCGGGCTTCTGACGGATGCAAAATCCGCCTGAAACGGGTCTGCGAAACCGATGGGGCTGAAGTGGCCAATACCGAGATCACCAAAGGGTATGAAGTTTCGCCTGATCGATACGTTATGATCCGTCCCGAGGAAATGGAAGCGGTTTATCCCAAAACAACCCGCCGCATTGACATTGAAGATTTTGTCCAGCTTACCCAGATCGATCCCATGTACTATGAACGGCCCTATTACCTGACCCCGGACAAAGGCGCCGGCAAAGCCTACTCTCTGCTGTTAAAAGCCATGGAAAAATCGGGGAAAGTAGCCATAGCCAAAATGGTGCTGCGCAACAAACAGTATCTGGCTGTCATCCGCCCCTCCCACTCTGCCCGCTCAGGGCCAAAACTCCTGACCCTTTCCACTATGCTGTTCGCGGACGAAGTTGTCAAACCGGAAGAACTGGAAGGCTTGCCGGAGGAAGATATCCGGCTAAACGAACGGGAAATGGCCATGGCGGAGCAGCTCATCCAGTCTCTGTCGGCTGAATTCGAACCACAAAAATATGAAGATGAATATCGTCAGCGAATCCTGGATTTGATCGAAAGCAAGGCCGAGGGTCAAACCTTTGCCGTTCAGCCGGTCCCGGAAAAACAGCAGGGCAAAGTCATTGATCTGATGGCCGCCTTAGAAGCCAGTCTGGCTGCCATTGAAACAAAATCCGAGGGAAAACCCAAGAGGAAGAAACGTGCCAAATAA